The following proteins come from a genomic window of Rutidosis leptorrhynchoides isolate AG116_Rl617_1_P2 chromosome 10, CSIRO_AGI_Rlap_v1, whole genome shotgun sequence:
- the LOC139872630 gene encoding phospholipase A1-II 1-like → MHFFSIFSRKNKQNKNNNDVQKRFDNNIAKKWKILSGETNWNGLLDPPGADLRTYIIHYGEMAQAAYDAFNSVKVSKYAGSSRYARKNLLSRVGIIQGRPLNNYRVTKYIYATSSTQVPDAFIFKSLSREAWSKESNWMGFVAVATEDGKVVLGRRDILVAWRGTVRSLEWVNDLDFTLVSGPKIFGENNNDDDDPKVHQGWYSIYTTEDPRSPYNKTSARDQVLVEVKRLVEQYKDEEISLTITGHSLGSAIATLNAIDIVLNGYNTPNGMPNKVCPVTTFVFASPRVGDSNFKQVFSSQKHLHALRITNSLDVVPKYPFIGYSDVGTELDIDTTKSDYLKSPGSLSSWHSLEAYMHGVAGVQGSKGGFKLEINRDISLVNKHLDCLKDEYGVPVSWWCEKNNSMVQQENGSWRLMDHEDDDF, encoded by the exons ATGCATTTCTTTAGTATCTTTTCTCGAAAGAATaaacaaaacaaaaacaataatgatGTCCAAAAACGGTTCGATAATAACATCGCGAAAAAATGGAAAATATTAAGCGGAGAAACCAACTGGAATGGCTTATTAGACCCTCCGGGGGCTGATCTTCGAACCTATATCATCCACTATGGCGAAATGGCTCAAGCCGCATACGATGCTTTTAACTCGGTTAAAGTTTCAAAGTATGCAGGAAGCAGCCGTTACGCGCGAAAAAATTTATTATCAAGAGTGGGGATTATTCAAGGTCGCCCTTTGAATAATTATCGTGTGACGAAATATATATACGCCACTTCTTCGACTCAAGTTCCTGACGCGTTTATTTTTAAGTCGTTATCGAGGGAGGCTTGGAGTAAGGAGTCGAACTGGATGGGGTTCGTAGCGGTGGCTACGGAAGATGGGAAGGTTGTGTTAGGAAGGAGAGACATTTTGGTTGCATGGAGAGGGACAGTTAGGAGCTTGGAATGGGTTAATGACTTGGATTTTACGTTGGTTTCGGGTCCGAAAATATTTggtgaaaataataatgatgatgatgatcctaaAGTTCACCAAGGTTGGTACTCGATTTATACCACTGAGGATCCACGTTCGCCCTACAATAAAACAAGTGCTAGGGACCAG GTATTAGTGGAGGTGAAGAGACTAGTGGAACAATACAAGGATGAAGAAATCAGCTTAACCATAACAGGACACAGTTTGGGTTCAGCAATCGCGACATTAAACGCAATAGACATAGTCTTAAACGGATATAATACACCGAACGGCATGCCAAACAAGGTCTGCCCAGTGACCACATTCGTGTTCGCTAGCCCACGTGTGGGCGACTCCAATTTCAAACAAGTATTTAGTTCACAAAAACATCTTCATGCACTACGTATAACCAACTCATTAGACGTTGTTCCGAAATACCCTTTTATAGGGTACTCGGATGTTGGGACCGAATTGGACATCGATACAACGAAATCGGACTACTTGAAGAGCCCTGGGAGTTTGTCAAGTTGGCATAGTTTAGAGGCTTACATGCATGGTGTTGCAGGTGTACAAGGTAGTAAAGGAGGGTTTAAATTAGAAATTAATCGCGATATTTCGCTCGTAAACAAGCATTTGGATTGTTTAAAAGATGAATATGGTGTGCCTGTTTCTTGGTGGTGTGAGAAGAATAATAGTATGGTTCAACAAGAGAATGGTTCTTGGAGATTGATGGATCATGAAGATGATGATTTTTAG